The Rhodocytophaga rosea genome has a segment encoding these proteins:
- a CDS encoding IS5 family transposase has protein sequence MQERFFELTDCEWEIIKEVVDNQRKIKHDKRVILNAILWLLTTGSQWRNMESKYPPWQTIYYHYRQWKKRGIIEELLAFLAIRERKKAGRQALPSVLAIDSQSVKIVQFTSQDKGIDGNKKVNGRKRHLAVDCLGIPWAVHVTAAHVSDTTAGYELAAKLKGKSCRLHTLKADNGYKDTFVEEIERDYGWKVEIVQKPESVKGFVPAGGRWVVERSYGWLNFKRRLSRDFEKSTESSEAMLQLAFIDTLLKRKPV, from the coding sequence ATGCAAGAAAGATTCTTCGAACTCACTGATTGTGAGTGGGAAATTATCAAGGAAGTAGTAGATAACCAAAGAAAAATCAAACATGACAAACGTGTTATTCTTAATGCTATTCTATGGCTACTTACTACAGGTAGTCAATGGCGCAACATGGAAAGTAAATACCCACCCTGGCAAACCATTTATTACCATTACAGGCAGTGGAAGAAGCGAGGCATCATCGAAGAGCTGTTGGCTTTTTTAGCAATCAGAGAAAGAAAAAAAGCAGGCCGACAAGCCTTGCCAAGCGTGTTAGCTATTGATAGTCAAAGTGTAAAGATTGTACAGTTTACTTCCCAAGACAAGGGCATAGATGGCAACAAAAAGGTGAATGGCAGAAAAAGACATCTAGCAGTGGATTGTTTAGGTATTCCTTGGGCTGTGCATGTAACAGCCGCCCATGTGTCAGACACTACAGCCGGTTATGAGTTAGCAGCTAAGCTGAAGGGTAAGTCTTGCCGCCTACATACACTAAAAGCAGATAATGGCTACAAAGATACCTTTGTAGAAGAGATAGAAAGAGACTATGGATGGAAGGTAGAAATTGTACAAAAGCCTGAAAGCGTAAAGGGCTTTGTGCCGGCAGGAGGCCGTTGGGTGGTAGAACGCAGTTACGGATGGCTCAATTTTAAGCGTAGATTGAGCCGTGACTTTGAGAAAAGCACAGAAAGTTCGGAAGCTATGCTACAATTAGCCTTTATTGACACACTGCTTAAAAGAAAACCAGTATAA
- a CDS encoding VOC family protein: MNFAKLIPNAYYIDIKDGLKLFVDCLEFNMEYEELKSKNPFCVLEKNQLQLYLFENKELAKEHNPEFRLVTHSIDEIYKKVSSSHPEFLHPNLNKVTLRPWGAKEFALRDNQVCIIIQQW, translated from the coding sequence ATGAATTTTGCCAAATTAATTCCTAATGCCTATTATATAGATATTAAAGACGGATTAAAACTATTTGTTGATTGTCTTGAATTTAATATGGAATATGAAGAATTGAAGTCAAAAAATCCGTTTTGTGTACTCGAAAAGAACCAACTACAACTGTACCTGTTTGAAAATAAAGAACTAGCAAAAGAACATAATCCTGAATTTAGACTTGTAACCCATAGTATTGATGAAATCTACAAAAAAGTAAGTTCATCACATCCAGAATTTCTACATCCAAATCTTAATAAAGTCACCCTTCGTCCCTGGGGAGCCAAAGAATTTGCCCTGAGAGACAACCAAGTATGTATCATAATTCAGCAATGGTGA
- a CDS encoding Crp/Fnr family transcriptional regulator — MMISGVYSHTDVKLFESKTTFRPVSKNEILLNKGEVCKSFFFSLTGAFYQYKYTDEGEENVLDLHVAHEWFLNQGSFISQTPSDRFIKAYCEGNILELDITSIHELIGESAAFLQLGKILQQATAQAYFFDNRLTPTQKYQYILDNRAALIQHFPLKWIASYLKITPETMSRVRESFAKGKIIS, encoded by the coding sequence ATGATGATTTCTGGGGTTTATAGCCATACAGATGTAAAACTATTTGAAAGTAAAACTACATTTCGCCCTGTTTCCAAAAATGAAATTTTACTCAATAAAGGAGAAGTCTGTAAATCCTTTTTTTTTAGCCTAACAGGTGCTTTTTATCAGTATAAATATACAGATGAAGGAGAAGAAAATGTACTTGATTTGCATGTAGCGCATGAGTGGTTTTTAAATCAAGGTAGTTTTATTTCTCAAACACCATCAGATAGATTTATAAAAGCTTATTGTGAAGGTAACATCTTAGAGTTAGATATAACATCTATACACGAACTGATCGGTGAATCTGCTGCTTTCCTTCAATTGGGGAAAATATTGCAGCAAGCAACGGCACAAGCTTATTTTTTTGATAATCGTTTGACACCTACTCAAAAATATCAATACATCTTGGATAACAGAGCAGCATTGATCCAACACTTTCCACTTAAATGGATTGCCTCCTATCTAAAAATTACCCCTGAAACAATGAGTAGAGTCAGAGAAAGTTTTGCTAAAGGAAAAATCATTTCTTGA
- a CDS encoding NADP-dependent isocitrate dehydrogenase yields MLPKTPITFAYGDGIGPEIMDATIRILTAAGAAISPEVIEIGEKVYLQGNTSGIDAQAWDSLRKTKIFLKAPITTPLGSGYKSLNVTIRKTLGLFANVRPCLSLHPFVTTKHPRLDVIIIRENEEDVYAGIEHQQSADVVQCLKLITRPGCEKIIRYAFEYAKTYGRKKVTCMTKNNIMKLTDGLFYQTFQQIGAQYPEIEKEHQIIDIGAALLADQPEKYDVVVTLNLYGDIISDVVAQIAGSVGLAGSANIGDHCTMFEAIHGSAPDIAGKNIANPSGLIQASILMLMHIGQNRVAERIHNAWLATIESGSHTADIFRQGVSKAKVGTQQFADQVIGNLDTYPAYFPKVNHSSHAPKPFVVLPYQRPVNHKQLVGADIFVCHDNISPDQLGDQLTGLTPAGLKLKMITNRGVKVYPQGHAETFCTDHWRCRFVAEGTVTENADPLYVPLEYSRLLSLQEVLSRAGLEIIKTENLYTFNGKRGFSLGQGE; encoded by the coding sequence ATGCTTCCAAAAACGCCCATTACGTTTGCCTATGGCGATGGCATAGGCCCTGAAATTATGGATGCCACCATCCGGATACTTACTGCCGCCGGTGCTGCTATTAGCCCGGAAGTGATCGAGATCGGAGAGAAAGTGTACCTGCAAGGCAATACATCCGGCATTGATGCGCAAGCGTGGGATTCGCTGAGAAAAACAAAAATATTTTTAAAAGCACCTATTACCACACCTCTTGGCAGCGGGTACAAAAGCCTGAATGTAACGATCAGAAAAACCTTGGGGCTGTTTGCCAATGTACGTCCTTGTTTGTCACTCCACCCATTTGTGACTACCAAACATCCCAGGTTAGATGTAATCATCATCCGGGAGAATGAGGAAGATGTATATGCCGGCATAGAGCATCAACAGTCAGCCGATGTCGTGCAATGCCTTAAACTGATTACCCGTCCGGGATGCGAAAAAATTATCCGCTATGCCTTTGAATATGCCAAAACGTATGGCAGGAAAAAAGTGACCTGCATGACCAAAAACAACATCATGAAACTCACCGATGGCTTGTTTTACCAGACCTTCCAGCAGATAGGTGCCCAGTATCCGGAAATTGAAAAGGAGCATCAGATTATAGACATCGGCGCTGCCCTGCTGGCTGATCAACCGGAAAAGTATGATGTAGTGGTTACCCTGAACCTGTATGGGGATATTATTTCTGATGTAGTAGCCCAGATAGCAGGTTCTGTAGGTCTGGCAGGCTCGGCCAATATCGGAGACCATTGCACCATGTTTGAGGCCATTCATGGATCTGCCCCGGATATAGCCGGGAAAAATATAGCCAACCCGTCCGGGTTGATACAGGCATCCATTCTGATGCTGATGCATATCGGACAAAACAGGGTAGCCGAAAGGATACATAACGCTTGGCTGGCTACGATTGAAAGCGGCTCGCATACGGCAGATATTTTCCGGCAAGGCGTAAGTAAAGCAAAGGTGGGCACCCAGCAGTTTGCCGACCAGGTGATCGGTAACCTGGATACATATCCGGCTTATTTTCCAAAGGTTAATCATAGCAGCCATGCACCCAAACCCTTTGTTGTACTACCTTATCAAAGACCTGTGAACCACAAGCAACTGGTCGGAGCTGATATTTTTGTTTGCCATGACAATATTTCACCCGATCAGTTAGGCGATCAGCTTACGGGGTTAACGCCTGCCGGCCTGAAGTTAAAGATGATCACCAACCGGGGTGTAAAAGTGTATCCACAAGGGCATGCAGAAACCTTTTGTACCGATCACTGGAGATGCCGCTTTGTGGCCGAAGGGACAGTAACAGAGAATGCAGACCCTTTATATGTTCCCCTGGAATATTCAAGGTTGCTTTCCCTACAGGAAGTGCTCTCGCGAGCCGGTCTGGAAATCATCAAAACCGAAAACCTCTATACATTTAATGGAAAGAGGGGGTTTTCTCTTGGACAGGGGGAATAA
- a CDS encoding sodium-dependent bicarbonate transport family permease, with translation MEIGLFVSNLTNPTLLFFGLGLLAATLKSDLEIPAASIKFISLYLLLSIGFKGGQELAHSAFTLEILYAILFGLTIASLVPLYTFYILRKRLGVADAGAIAAAYGSVSAVTFVAAASFLETYQHTFSGYMVAVMAFMESPAIVIAVFLINKYDKQQAGNTDLGKILGHSFTNGSVFLILGSLLIGYLADAKQAEGIKPFTTDIFKGFLAIFLLEMGMVTARRFSSFRKYGLYLPLFGILVAACNGSLVALASVLVTNDPGTRFMFAILGAGASYIAVPAAMRMAAPKADPGLYIPMALGVAFPFNISVGMVLYWYIIQTHVSERLSSNLSQLFTYLHF, from the coding sequence ATGGAAATTGGCTTATTTGTCAGTAATTTAACAAACCCTACCCTTCTGTTTTTTGGTCTTGGCCTGCTGGCGGCCACCTTAAAAAGTGACCTGGAAATTCCGGCAGCCAGCATCAAATTTATCTCTCTATACCTGCTGCTCTCTATCGGTTTTAAAGGGGGACAGGAGCTGGCACACAGTGCTTTTACCCTGGAGATTCTCTATGCCATTCTGTTCGGGTTAACAATTGCCTCCCTGGTGCCCCTGTATACTTTCTATATCCTCAGAAAGCGGCTGGGGGTGGCTGATGCCGGTGCCATTGCGGCTGCCTACGGATCGGTGAGTGCGGTAACCTTTGTAGCGGCTGCCTCTTTTCTGGAAACTTATCAGCATACTTTTAGTGGGTATATGGTGGCCGTGATGGCCTTTATGGAATCGCCGGCCATTGTTATCGCCGTTTTTCTGATAAATAAATATGATAAGCAGCAGGCAGGCAACACTGACTTAGGCAAAATACTGGGCCATTCCTTTACTAACGGAAGTGTGTTTCTGATCCTGGGAAGCCTGCTGATCGGCTACCTGGCAGATGCCAAACAAGCAGAAGGGATTAAACCTTTCACGACCGACATATTTAAAGGGTTTCTGGCCATTTTCCTGCTCGAAATGGGCATGGTTACCGCCAGACGTTTCTCTTCATTCCGGAAATATGGCCTGTATCTACCTTTGTTTGGTATCTTGGTGGCAGCCTGTAACGGCAGCCTGGTAGCCCTCGCCAGTGTTCTGGTAACAAATGATCCGGGCACACGCTTTATGTTTGCTATCCTGGGTGCCGGGGCTTCTTATATTGCCGTACCTGCTGCGATGCGCATGGCGGCCCCCAAAGCCGACCCCGGATTGTATATTCCCATGGCCCTGGGGGTTGCCTTCCCCTTTAATATATCTGTCGGCATGGTGCTGTACTGGTATATTATACAAACACATGTATCCGAACGCCTTTCTTCTAACTTATCGCAACTATTTACTTACCTACACTTCTAA